The Amycolatopsis mongoliensis genome includes a window with the following:
- a CDS encoding aminotransferase class IV, with protein sequence MADDGASLPGQNPRFHEDLVGLDPYDPEARAFAEHLDRIERSGPNYTIEAALDGVSDFADSSNRLGGLRYWVSALIVVLIVLGVIVAAWDIVVHALAWLAA encoded by the coding sequence ATGGCCGACGACGGAGCTTCGCTGCCGGGCCAGAATCCTCGCTTCCACGAGGACCTGGTCGGCCTGGACCCGTACGACCCGGAGGCGCGCGCGTTCGCCGAGCACCTCGACCGGATCGAGCGTTCCGGTCCCAACTACACCATCGAAGCCGCCCTCGACGGCGTGTCCGACTTCGCCGATTCCAGCAACCGCCTCGGTGGCCTGCGGTACTGGGTGTCGGCCCTGATCGTGGTCCTCATCGTGCTCGGCGTGATAGTCGCCGCATGGGACATCGTCGTGCACGCCCTGGCGTGGCTCGCGGCGTAA
- a CDS encoding serine/threonine-protein kinase — protein sequence MIAGHYRLVEHIGSGAMGVVWRATDVRLERDVAIKQILPQPGVSETERDNMRQRAMREAKNAARFQHPNAIVVFDIAEHNGDPCLVMEYLNGPSLSTILAEEGTLPLGRVARIGEQVASALVAAHRAGIVHRDVKPGNILIDETGTAKITDFGISRAAGDMTLTATGLIGGTPAYLAPELARGADPVPSSDVFALGATLYQAIEGTTPYGNTTNQLALLYAAANGQINPPVQAGAATALLMSLLRSEPGERPSMAEARERLAALARTEPGGMSASPPLLSGTSGRKPAAPAESGDRPPWQRTDQPAPSSPPVGTPVPASKSPSNPPRPTAAFMPMRSPAAPPNTPPRPMPAAAPTARAPQYSSTPSKPDTKRKYALLAGGGAAVVVVAVIVFLVLNSGGGGGTGGTTNAQSPNQPTVGQSSPKTSSSDDAPASAVLGKTPSEGKITDYGQAGRLLTDSYYPNPGAGWNLLTPAAQAVYGSQAEYQAYWDEQKKNIQGYRKAQADGGSGADGSLNLTMELNGTRRPYHIVLMNGQLLIDSNTRLDANPATGL from the coding sequence CTGATCGCCGGGCACTATCGTCTCGTCGAGCACATTGGTAGCGGTGCCATGGGAGTCGTGTGGCGCGCGACCGACGTGCGCCTCGAGCGCGACGTCGCGATCAAGCAGATCCTCCCCCAGCCGGGCGTCTCCGAGACCGAACGCGACAACATGCGCCAGCGCGCGATGCGCGAGGCGAAGAACGCGGCCCGGTTCCAGCACCCGAACGCGATCGTCGTGTTCGACATCGCCGAGCACAACGGCGACCCGTGCCTGGTGATGGAGTACCTGAACGGGCCCAGCCTCTCCACGATCCTCGCCGAAGAGGGCACGCTCCCGCTCGGCCGGGTCGCCCGGATCGGCGAGCAGGTGGCCTCCGCACTGGTGGCCGCGCACCGCGCCGGGATCGTGCACCGCGACGTCAAGCCGGGCAACATCCTCATCGACGAGACCGGCACCGCGAAGATCACCGACTTCGGCATCTCGCGCGCGGCCGGCGACATGACGCTGACGGCCACCGGCCTGATCGGCGGCACCCCCGCCTACCTGGCGCCCGAGCTGGCGCGCGGCGCCGACCCGGTGCCCAGCTCCGACGTCTTCGCCCTGGGCGCGACGCTCTACCAGGCGATCGAGGGCACGACGCCCTACGGCAACACCACCAACCAGCTGGCGCTGCTCTACGCGGCGGCGAACGGCCAGATCAACCCGCCGGTGCAGGCGGGCGCGGCCACCGCGCTGCTGATGAGCCTGCTGCGCAGCGAGCCAGGCGAGCGGCCCAGCATGGCCGAGGCCCGCGAACGGCTCGCCGCGCTGGCCCGCACCGAGCCCGGCGGCATGTCGGCGTCGCCGCCACTGCTCTCGGGCACCTCGGGCCGCAAGCCCGCCGCGCCCGCCGAGAGCGGCGACCGCCCGCCGTGGCAGCGCACCGACCAGCCGGCGCCGTCGTCGCCACCGGTCGGCACGCCGGTGCCCGCGAGCAAGTCGCCGTCGAACCCGCCGCGCCCGACCGCGGCGTTCATGCCGATGCGGTCCCCGGCCGCGCCGCCGAACACCCCGCCCAGACCGATGCCCGCGGCCGCGCCGACGGCCAGGGCCCCGCAGTATTCGTCCACCCCCTCGAAGCCGGACACCAAGCGCAAGTACGCGCTGCTCGCCGGCGGCGGCGCCGCGGTCGTCGTGGTCGCGGTCATCGTGTTCCTGGTGCTGAACTCCGGCGGTGGCGGCGGGACCGGCGGCACCACGAACGCCCAGTCGCCGAACCAGCCCACCGTCGGGCAGTCGAGCCCGAAGACCAGCAGCTCGGACGACGCACCCGCGTCCGCAGTGCTGGGCAAGACCCCGTCCGAGGGCAAGATCACCGACTACGGCCAGGCCGGCCGGCTGCTCACGGACAGCTATTACCCCAATCCCGGCGCCGGCTGGAACCTGCTGACCCCTGCCGCGCAGGCGGTCTACGGCTCGCAGGCGGAGTACCAGGCCTACTGGGACGAGCAGAAGAAGAACATCCAGGGCTACCGCAAGGCCCAGGCGGACGGGGGCAGCGGGGCCGACGGCTCGCTGAACCTGACGATGGAGCTCAACGGCACTCGCCGCCCGTACCACATCGTCCTGATGAACGGTCAGCTGCTGATCGACAGCAACACCAGGCTCGACGCGAACCCCGCCACCGGTCTCTGA
- a CDS encoding DUF692 domain-containing protein encodes MGELGIGIGWRHELDLSIARLPGVDWVEVVAENLHADHLPETLDALRQRGMPVLPHAVSLSLGGAEPLDTGRVQHLAEIARALDAPLVSDHVCFVRAGGLDSGHLMPLPRTREALDVLVANVRLAQSIVDVPFALENIAAVLDWPDAELTEEQFLTELTERTDCRLIIDVANLYANARNIGTDPVAFLDGIPWERLAYVHMAGGVERDGVYHDTHAHPVLPEVLSLLAELRRRTDPPGVLLERDDDYPTDDELAAELAALRAAVTV; translated from the coding sequence GTGGGTGAGCTCGGCATCGGGATCGGCTGGCGGCACGAGCTGGACCTGTCCATCGCGCGCCTGCCCGGCGTCGACTGGGTGGAGGTGGTCGCCGAGAACCTGCACGCCGACCACCTCCCGGAAACCCTGGACGCGCTGCGCCAGCGGGGCATGCCGGTGCTGCCCCACGCCGTCTCGCTGTCGCTCGGCGGGGCGGAGCCGCTGGACACCGGGCGCGTCCAGCACCTCGCGGAGATCGCGCGGGCCCTGGACGCGCCCCTGGTCAGCGACCACGTCTGCTTCGTGCGCGCGGGCGGGCTGGACTCGGGCCACCTGATGCCGCTCCCCCGCACCCGCGAGGCCCTGGACGTGCTGGTGGCCAACGTCCGGCTCGCGCAGTCCATCGTGGACGTCCCGTTCGCGCTGGAGAACATCGCCGCGGTGCTGGACTGGCCGGACGCCGAGCTCACCGAGGAGCAGTTCCTCACCGAGCTGACCGAGCGGACGGACTGCCGGCTGATCATCGACGTCGCGAACCTCTACGCCAACGCCCGCAACATCGGCACCGACCCGGTGGCGTTCCTCGACGGCATCCCGTGGGAGCGGCTGGCGTACGTGCACATGGCGGGCGGCGTCGAGCGCGACGGCGTCTACCACGACACCCACGCCCACCCGGTGCTGCCGGAGGTCCTTTCGCTGCTCGCCGAGCTCCGCCGCCGGACGGACCCGCCGGGTGTGCTCCTCGAACGCGACGACGACTACCCGACCGACGACGAACTCGCCGCGGAGCTGGCGGCGCTGCGGGCGGCGGTGACGGTGTGA
- a CDS encoding TIGR04222 domain-containing membrane protein, with product MTDTWGIPGPLFTGLYLGLLLLPAAYAAVRTRQLLRGRAAGVPEKGEELALLTGGRTRAGEFVVARLLERQTIRMDGTGRVHRVRGSAPDDLGRAALARIGKTGTAVDSVRREVRQHPALVDLEHGLIARGLLVDVRKVRLTWVSTAVAYWAVVVLGVVRLIAGSSTGHPVGFLLGLLVLGTVAAVFVTTRAANTPEVKATAAGRAAAREAERAGSLTSGPAGAVAAGGFGSHPDKDVRLAISRSTVVADTRASIRRSRWAGAGGAAAVGYYGGSSCGGGGGSSCGGGGGGCGGGGGGCGG from the coding sequence ATGACCGACACCTGGGGCATTCCCGGACCGCTGTTCACGGGCCTCTACCTGGGCCTGCTGCTCCTGCCCGCGGCGTACGCCGCGGTGCGCACCCGGCAGCTGCTGCGCGGCCGCGCGGCGGGCGTGCCGGAAAAGGGCGAAGAGCTCGCACTGCTGACCGGCGGCCGCACGCGGGCCGGCGAATTCGTCGTCGCGCGCCTGCTGGAGCGTCAGACCATCCGGATGGACGGCACCGGCCGCGTGCACCGCGTCCGGGGCAGCGCGCCGGACGACCTGGGCCGGGCCGCGCTGGCGCGGATCGGCAAGACCGGCACCGCCGTCGACTCGGTGCGCCGCGAGGTGCGGCAGCACCCGGCGCTGGTCGACCTGGAGCACGGGCTGATCGCGCGCGGCCTGCTCGTCGACGTCCGGAAAGTGCGTCTCACCTGGGTGTCCACCGCCGTGGCGTACTGGGCGGTGGTCGTGCTCGGGGTGGTCCGGCTGATCGCCGGCAGTTCCACCGGGCACCCGGTCGGCTTCCTGCTGGGCCTGCTGGTGCTGGGCACGGTCGCGGCCGTCTTCGTCACGACCCGCGCCGCGAACACGCCCGAGGTGAAGGCCACCGCCGCCGGGCGGGCCGCGGCCCGCGAAGCCGAGCGCGCCGGCTCGCTGACCTCGGGCCCGGCGGGCGCGGTCGCGGCCGGCGGGTTCGGCAGCCACCCCGACAAGGACGTCCGGCTGGCCATCAGCCGCTCGACCGTGGTGGCGGACACCCGCGCCTCCATCCGCCGCAGCCGGTGGGCGGGGGCGGGCGGCGCCGCCGCCGTCGGCTACTACGGTGGCAGCTCCTGCGGCGGTGGCGGCGGCAGCTCCTGCGGCGGCGGGGGCGGCGGCTGTGGAGGTGGCGGCGGGGGCTGCGGCGGTTGA
- the msrB gene encoding peptide-methionine (R)-S-oxide reductase MsrB, with translation MKPVVGATPRVVKSEQEWRAELGPEEYAVLRQAGTERPFTGEYTDTKTTGVYECRACGAELFRSDTKFESHCGWPSFYDPADSDAVLLREDRTMGMKRIEVLCGSCHSHLGHVFEGEGYPTPTDQRYCINSISLKLVPES, from the coding sequence ATGAAACCCGTTGTCGGCGCCACCCCGCGCGTCGTGAAGTCCGAGCAGGAATGGCGGGCGGAGCTGGGCCCGGAGGAGTACGCGGTACTCCGCCAGGCCGGCACCGAACGGCCGTTCACCGGTGAGTACACCGACACCAAGACCACCGGCGTCTACGAGTGCCGCGCGTGCGGTGCCGAGCTGTTCCGCAGCGACACGAAGTTCGAGAGCCACTGCGGCTGGCCGTCGTTCTACGACCCCGCCGACTCCGACGCCGTGCTGCTGCGCGAGGACCGGACCATGGGCATGAAGCGCATCGAGGTGCTCTGCGGCTCCTGCCACAGCCACCTCGGGCACGTCTTCGAGGGTGAGGGCTACCCGACCCCGACCGACCAGCGCTACTGCATCAACTCGATTTCGCTGAAACTGGTACCCGAGTCCTAA
- a CDS encoding TIGR04222 domain-containing membrane protein: MNDPWGISGPDFVVLYIALLGAVLLIRVIVSGVFASRALRADTVQPGPPPTVYQLAFLAGGPDRAVDAAIAALVERGQLRVNSYKQISQAGTRPAEPLERAVADVAQLKTTATIRARVRGSAAMRALEEGLEQRGLLASAAAKRQARTIGLVLQLAVLVLGVVRLVNGISLGRPVGVLVFLVLIAAVLTIVAAVRRSKTGARQPSAAGHRLLGQARAATSGPVPAGMLAGGVLLGGAAAAVALGGWAMYPDEELSAALMPPFYGGGGASSGGSSCSSGSSCSSSSSCSSGSSCGGGSSCGGGGCGG; the protein is encoded by the coding sequence ATGAACGACCCGTGGGGCATCTCCGGACCGGATTTCGTGGTCCTCTACATCGCACTGCTCGGCGCGGTGCTGCTGATCCGGGTCATCGTGTCCGGGGTCTTCGCGAGCCGCGCGCTGCGGGCGGACACCGTGCAGCCCGGCCCGCCGCCGACCGTCTACCAGCTCGCGTTCCTCGCGGGCGGCCCCGACCGGGCCGTCGACGCGGCGATCGCGGCCCTGGTGGAGCGCGGCCAGCTGCGCGTCAACAGCTACAAGCAGATCAGCCAGGCCGGGACGAGGCCGGCCGAACCGCTGGAGCGGGCGGTCGCCGACGTCGCGCAGCTCAAGACGACCGCGACGATCCGGGCGCGCGTCCGCGGCTCCGCGGCGATGCGCGCCCTGGAAGAAGGCCTCGAGCAGCGGGGCCTGCTGGCGTCGGCGGCCGCGAAGCGGCAGGCCCGGACGATCGGGCTCGTCCTGCAGCTGGCGGTGCTGGTGCTCGGCGTGGTGCGGCTGGTCAACGGCATCTCGCTCGGCCGTCCGGTCGGGGTCCTGGTGTTCCTGGTGCTGATCGCGGCGGTGCTGACGATCGTGGCCGCGGTCCGGCGGTCGAAGACCGGCGCCCGGCAGCCGTCGGCCGCGGGACACCGCCTGCTCGGCCAGGCCCGCGCCGCGACGAGCGGGCCGGTGCCGGCCGGGATGCTGGCGGGCGGCGTGCTGCTCGGCGGCGCCGCGGCCGCGGTCGCCCTCGGCGGCTGGGCGATGTACCCGGACGAAGAACTGAGCGCGGCGCTGATGCCACCGTTCTACGGCGGCGGCGGTGCTTCGTCGGGCGGATCCTCGTGCAGCAGCGGGTCCTCGTGCTCCAGCTCGTCGTCCTGCAGCAGCGGCTCTTCCTGCGGTGGCGGCTCGTCGTGCGGCGGAGGTGGGTGCGGTGGGTGA